From a region of the Lactuca sativa cultivar Salinas chromosome 4, Lsat_Salinas_v11, whole genome shotgun sequence genome:
- the LOC111910681 gene encoding 60S ribosomal protein L23a-2: MAVIFSSSNMIVQIRNHSSASPPSVKAFASSKGGFVNPINFKFPSNFTHNPSSFAIKAYQDEPKLEPKRSISTPSKPKVANFKEPILEKQSLTFVDSKQSPKERTTTQTSLDYQLVLKYPLVTEAAIQKIIKENTLVFMVDVRANKKDIRNAFENMLKIKTKKINTLINYDGTKKAFIQLSPENQATTVAKKMKILA, translated from the exons ATGGCAGTCATATTTTCCTCTTCAAACATGATTGTCCAGATCAGAAATCATTCATCAGCATCTCCGCCATCGGTAAAAGCTTTTGCTTCTTCAAAAGGGGGTTTCGTAAACCCTATCAACTTCAAATTTCCTTCAAATTTCACGCATAACCCATCTTCTTTTGCAATCAAAGCCTACCAGGATGAACCG AAACTTGAACCCAAGAGAAGCATATCGACACCAAGTAAGCCTAAAGTTGCCAATTTCAAGGAACCAATTCTCGAAAAACAATCTTTAACATTTGTCGATTCAAAGCAATCTCCAAAAGAAAGAACAACCACACAAACATCATTGGACTATCAACTAGTTCTCAAGTATCCACTTGTTACCGAAGCCGCAATACAAAAAATCATAAAAGAAAATACTTTAGTTTTTATGGTGGATGTTCGTGCCAACAAAAAAGATATTCGAAACGCGTTTGAAAACATGCTTAAGATCAAGACAAAGAAAATCAACACGCTCATCAACTATGATGGGACTAAAAAAGCTTTCATACAGTTGTCGCCTGAGAATCAGGCGACAACTGTTGCTAAGAAAATGAAAATCTTAGCTTAG